A region of Cellulophaga sp. RHA19 DNA encodes the following proteins:
- a CDS encoding N-acetylmuramoyl-L-alanine amidase family protein, producing the protein MNKTFNNYILKFNSFLPVRLLLLTFLVSSFSISFNSTTAQDKFVVVLDAGHGGHDPGNLGNGYLEKNIALNIVLKAGELLSQNPNIKVIYTRKDDTFVDLFERGEIANKANADLFVSVHCDSHTSDAHGAGTFVLGLHANKQNFEIAKKENSVIYLEDNYQAKYSEYNIDSPESVIGLTIMQEEFLDQSIALAKLMQDKFSNKLKRTDRKVKQAGFIVLHQTFMPSVLVETGFLTNKGEGAYLNSKSGQLEMGTAIAESVLGYMDQLVSNALAASSSTPEPELEPQKEVATVVVKKKPEVVKEKETVVVKKPQVKEPVVVKKTEEVVSKTETTALNKNIEFRVQLFASGKSIPLKPDNFKGLNTLTKEPVNNLYRYMSGRAKTYYDAKMIKSNADIKGYTSSYIVAYKDGKRINVEDAIKYLKE; encoded by the coding sequence ATGAATAAAACATTTAATAATTATATATTAAAATTTAACAGCTTTTTACCTGTAAGGCTATTGTTGCTTACTTTTTTAGTATCATCTTTTAGTATCAGTTTTAATTCTACCACAGCGCAAGATAAGTTTGTTGTTGTTTTAGATGCTGGTCACGGAGGTCACGATCCAGGTAACTTAGGTAATGGTTATCTAGAAAAAAACATAGCATTAAACATTGTTTTAAAGGCAGGTGAGTTGCTATCTCAAAATCCTAATATAAAAGTAATATACACAAGAAAGGATGATACTTTTGTAGACCTATTTGAGCGTGGCGAAATCGCAAACAAAGCAAACGCAGATTTATTTGTTTCTGTACATTGTGATTCTCATACATCAGACGCTCACGGAGCAGGTACCTTTGTTTTAGGTTTACACGCAAACAAACAAAATTTTGAAATTGCAAAAAAAGAGAACTCGGTTATTTACTTAGAAGATAATTACCAAGCTAAGTACTCTGAGTATAATATAGACTCTCCAGAGTCTGTTATTGGACTAACTATAATGCAAGAAGAGTTTTTAGACCAGAGTATTGCTTTGGCAAAACTTATGCAAGACAAGTTTTCTAATAAACTAAAGCGCACAGACCGTAAAGTAAAGCAAGCTGGTTTTATAGTGCTACACCAAACTTTTATGCCGAGTGTTTTAGTAGAAACTGGCTTTTTAACAAATAAGGGAGAAGGGGCTTATTTAAATTCTAAATCTGGACAGTTAGAAATGGGAACGGCAATTGCAGAGTCTGTTTTAGGATATATGGATCAGTTAGTGTCTAATGCTTTAGCAGCATCTAGTAGTACGCCAGAACCAGAACTAGAACCACAGAAAGAAGTTGCTACAGTTGTGGTAAAGAAAAAACCAGAGGTTGTTAAAGAAAAAGAGACTGTAGTTGTAAAGAAGCCTCAGGTAAAAGAGCCTGTTGTTGTAAAAAAAACAGAAGAAGTAGTTAGTAAAACAGAGACAACTGCATTAAATAAAAATATTGAGTTTAGAGTTCAGCTATTTGCAAGCGGAAAATCTATACCTTTAAAACCAGATAATTTTAAAGGTTTAAATACGTTAACAAAAGAGCCAGTTAATAATTTGTATCGTTATATGAGCGGTAGAGCAAAAACGTATTATGATGCTAAAATGATAAAATCTAATGCAGATATAAAAGGATATACTTCTTCATACATTGTAGCTTATAAAGATGGTAAGCGAATTAATGTAGAGGACGCTATTAAATATTTAAAAGAATAA
- a CDS encoding putative LPS assembly protein LptD: MQSNKHRLLFSLLLFLGVLSLSAQEDKVIPLTIKKQKDTIVAPLIPVDILGATVKQDSTIQDSTKAKAPLLADIVKRKAEGYMRYDRKEQKIYLYDKAELYYQDTELKAGIIIMDLAKNEVYAGRIKDSTGVYSQLPDFKQGSQVVKPDSIRFNFDTQKALIWNSRTEQQAGLGSIGSDAMKVYAEKTKKENDSVYFMSRAKITTSNDTINPDYYILVRKGKFVPGKKMIAGYSNMFIADVPTPIALPFAYFPMTTGNTAGLIFPTFGSDPNRGYFLQNGGYYFPINDHVDLTLQGDFYTNGSYGFRGQSVYTKRYKYKGNVNIRYENQINSQKGFEDYSIARNYNIQISHTQDPKNNPNSRLSASVNLGSSDYYRSSLNQYNVPNTQNNNLSSSVSYSKTFPAYPSVNMSLTATHNQNTNTDVINLTLPTMQASMERIFPFAKRDGLKKGIIQNINFQYDVNAQNQITTVDSLFFKSEMFDDARVGARHRIPISTNFKVFKQLSVSLGGSYEDIWTLETYNKSYDATTEEVVSEKINGFDRYNKYSFSASLGTTIYGTWTFAEDNNIQAIRHTMRPSIGYSYSPSFEKTYDEYMNADGEYIQYSRFEGTLNGAPGLTQSSALSFSLQNTLEAKVKDKDSTATEPKKISLLSSFNISTNYNFQADSLRLSPFRVNGGTTILNKKMSINFSANLDPYAIDNKGTRINTLNVNNGGSLFRLTTARANVGYSISSKMFDKDKDEKEDEEDDDSYVAASGGRTDDLFGTADNFNTGKPGNPDDDDDEVKENPPYKNAIPWDFRLAYAVSYSNPNRQDEISNHSLMFSGNIDLTPRWKVGVSSGYDFKNQGFSLTQLRFERDLKSFRLNFNWTPFGTYERWYFFIGIKSSILKDLKWEQRSQR, translated from the coding sequence TTGCAATCAAATAAACATCGTTTACTTTTTTCTTTACTCCTGTTTTTAGGGGTTTTAAGCCTATCTGCACAAGAGGATAAGGTTATCCCATTAACAATAAAGAAACAAAAAGATACTATAGTAGCACCTTTGATCCCTGTGGATATTTTAGGAGCAACCGTTAAACAAGATAGTACTATACAAGACTCTACAAAAGCAAAAGCTCCATTACTGGCAGACATTGTAAAGAGAAAAGCTGAAGGTTATATGCGTTATGACCGTAAAGAGCAAAAAATTTACTTGTATGACAAAGCTGAGCTTTATTACCAAGATACGGAATTAAAAGCCGGAATTATAATAATGGACCTTGCTAAAAACGAAGTCTACGCAGGTAGAATTAAAGATTCTACTGGTGTATACTCTCAATTACCAGATTTTAAACAAGGTAGCCAAGTTGTAAAACCAGATTCTATTAGGTTTAATTTTGATACACAAAAAGCGCTTATTTGGAACTCTAGAACAGAACAGCAAGCTGGTTTAGGTAGTATTGGTAGTGATGCTATGAAGGTGTACGCCGAAAAAACTAAAAAAGAGAACGACTCTGTTTACTTTATGAGTAGAGCCAAGATTACTACATCTAATGACACTATAAATCCAGATTACTATATTCTTGTACGTAAAGGTAAATTTGTACCTGGCAAAAAAATGATTGCCGGCTATAGTAATATGTTTATTGCAGATGTACCTACACCTATTGCGTTACCTTTTGCTTATTTTCCTATGACAACTGGTAACACTGCTGGTTTAATTTTCCCTACTTTTGGTAGTGATCCAAATCGTGGTTACTTTTTACAAAATGGTGGTTATTATTTTCCTATTAATGACCACGTAGACCTTACATTACAAGGTGACTTTTACACCAATGGTAGCTATGGATTTAGGGGGCAGTCTGTTTACACAAAACGTTATAAATACAAGGGTAATGTTAATATTAGGTATGAAAACCAGATTAACAGCCAAAAAGGGTTTGAAGATTATTCTATTGCAAGAAACTACAACATACAAATATCTCATACACAAGACCCTAAAAACAACCCTAATTCTAGATTATCTGCCAGTGTAAACTTAGGTAGTAGTGATTATTACAGAAGTTCGTTAAACCAATATAACGTACCCAACACACAAAATAATAACTTATCATCATCTGTATCGTACTCAAAAACATTTCCAGCATACCCTTCTGTAAATATGAGTTTAACAGCTACACATAACCAGAACACAAATACAGACGTTATAAACCTTACGCTGCCAACAATGCAGGCTAGTATGGAGCGTATTTTTCCGTTTGCAAAAAGAGATGGTTTAAAAAAGGGAATTATACAGAATATAAATTTTCAGTATGATGTAAATGCCCAAAACCAAATAACAACAGTAGATTCTCTTTTCTTTAAGTCTGAAATGTTTGATGACGCACGTGTGGGTGCTAGACACAGAATTCCAATTAGCACCAACTTTAAAGTATTTAAACAATTAAGTGTTAGTCTTGGTGGTTCTTATGAAGATATATGGACGCTAGAAACATACAACAAATCTTACGATGCTACTACAGAAGAGGTTGTTTCTGAAAAAATAAATGGTTTTGACCGTTACAACAAATATAGCTTTAGCGCTAGTTTAGGAACAACTATTTATGGTACTTGGACTTTTGCTGAGGATAATAATATACAAGCAATAAGACATACTATGAGGCCTTCTATTGGCTATAGCTATTCTCCGTCTTTTGAAAAAACGTACGACGAGTATATGAATGCCGACGGTGAATACATACAATATAGTAGATTTGAGGGCACGTTAAACGGTGCTCCTGGACTTACGCAGAGTAGCGCTCTTAGTTTTTCATTACAAAACACATTAGAAGCAAAAGTAAAAGACAAAGACTCTACTGCTACAGAGCCTAAAAAAATATCGTTATTAAGTAGTTTTAATATTTCTACTAACTATAACTTTCAGGCAGACTCACTACGTTTAAGTCCGTTTAGAGTAAATGGTGGTACTACTATTTTAAATAAAAAAATGTCTATTAACTTCTCTGCAAACCTAGATCCTTATGCAATAGACAACAAAGGAACAAGAATTAACACTCTTAACGTTAATAATGGCGGTAGCTTATTTAGACTAACAACTGCAAGAGCCAATGTTGGATACTCTATAAGCAGTAAAATGTTTGACAAAGATAAGGATGAGAAAGAAGACGAAGAAGATGATGACTCTTATGTAGCAGCCAGTGGTGGTAGAACAGATGATTTATTTGGTACTGCAGACAACTTTAACACTGGTAAACCAGGAAATCCCGACGATGATGATGATGAAGTAAAAGAAAACCCACCATACAAAAATGCTATTCCTTGGGATTTTAGACTTGCTTATGCCGTAAGTTACAGTAACCCTAATAGGCAAGATGAAATTAGTAACCACTCTTTGATGTTTTCTGGAAACATAGATTTAACACCTAGATGGAAAGTTGGCGTTTCTTCCGGTTACGATTTTAAAAATCAAGGTTTTTCTTTAACTCAATTACGTTTTGAGAGAGATTTAAAGAGTTTTAGACTTAACTTTAACTGGACACCTTTTGGTACGTATGAAAGATGGTATTTCTTTATAGGAATTAAGAGTAGCATACTTAAAGACCTTAAATGGGAACAAAGAAGTCAGAGATAA
- a CDS encoding RidA family protein: MKKIITTTNAPAPIGPYNQAVLTGNTLYISGQIPINPKTRDLVEGDIKAETKQSMENLKAILTEAGMTFENVVKSCIFVNDMHQFAEINEVYGSYFNADTAPARETVEVANLPKFVNVEISMIAVQ; this comes from the coding sequence ATGAAAAAAATTATCACAACAACAAATGCACCTGCTCCAATTGGTCCTTACAACCAAGCAGTATTAACTGGTAATACATTATATATATCCGGACAAATACCTATTAACCCTAAAACAAGAGATTTAGTAGAAGGAGATATTAAAGCAGAAACAAAACAGAGTATGGAAAACTTAAAAGCTATACTTACAGAAGCTGGTATGACGTTTGAAAACGTTGTAAAATCTTGCATATTTGTTAATGATATGCATCAGTTTGCAGAAATTAATGAGGTTTATGGTTCTTATTTTAATGCAGATACTGCACCAGCAAGAGAAACTGTAGAAGTAGCTAATTTACCTAAGTTTGTAAATGTAGAAATTTCTATGATTGCTGTACAATAA
- a CDS encoding N-acetylglucosamine kinase produces MILIVDSGATKSDWIALDEKGEQLFVTQTLGLSPEVLTREVIEDRLANNFELSKNKEQVTKLFFYGAGCGTERMRLFLKDIFKTFFPNAEAQVKEDTYAAIHATTKLGDPGIVCILGTGSNCSYYDGENVHQKVTSLGYILMDDGSGNFFGRKLLRDYYFHKIPKDLADKFASEYDLEADLIKENLYKQPNPNTYLATFAKFIIENKDHPYCKGVINKGLQQFINNNVMQFDLATKVPVNFVGSISYFLRDELAKVIERNDLILGVIRRRPIEGLVDFHKSTI; encoded by the coding sequence ATGATATTAATTGTAGATAGCGGTGCTACTAAGTCAGATTGGATTGCCTTGGATGAAAAAGGTGAACAATTATTTGTGACGCAAACATTAGGTTTAAGCCCAGAAGTTTTAACTAGAGAGGTTATTGAAGACAGACTGGCAAATAATTTTGAATTATCTAAAAACAAAGAACAAGTCACTAAATTGTTTTTTTATGGTGCTGGTTGTGGTACAGAACGTATGCGTTTGTTTTTAAAAGATATTTTTAAAACCTTTTTTCCTAATGCAGAAGCTCAAGTAAAAGAAGATACTTATGCTGCAATACACGCTACTACTAAATTAGGTGATCCTGGTATTGTTTGTATTTTAGGTACGGGCTCTAATTGTAGTTATTATGATGGTGAAAATGTACATCAAAAAGTAACATCTCTTGGCTATATTTTAATGGATGATGGTAGTGGTAATTTCTTTGGTAGAAAATTATTAAGAGACTATTATTTTCATAAAATACCTAAAGATTTGGCAGACAAATTTGCATCTGAATATGATTTAGAAGCAGATCTTATTAAGGAAAACTTATACAAGCAGCCTAATCCTAATACATATTTAGCAACCTTTGCTAAGTTTATAATAGAGAATAAAGATCATCCTTATTGTAAAGGTGTTATTAATAAAGGTTTGCAGCAGTTTATAAATAATAATGTAATGCAGTTTGACTTAGCTACTAAAGTTCCTGTGAATTTTGTAGGTAGTATTTCTTATTTTTTAAGAGATGAGTTGGCTAAAGTGATAGAAAGAAACGATCTTATTTTAGGTGTTATAAGAAGAAGACCAATAGAAGGTTTGGTAGATTTTCATAAAAGCACAATTTAA
- the gap gene encoding type I glyceraldehyde-3-phosphate dehydrogenase → MSNLKIGINGFGRIGRLVFRTTIKRGDVDVVAINDLLDVEHLAYLLKYDSVHGKFDGTVEVNDGNLVVNGKVVRITAEREPKNIKWDAAGAEVVAECTGIFTTLEKAQLHIDGGAKKVVISAPSADAPMFVMGVNHKEAKASDLIVSNASCTTNCLAPVAKVLNDNFGIEEALMTTIHASTSTQFVVDSPSRKNYRLGRSAMANIIPSSTGAAKAVGKVIPELNGKLTGMAFRVPTPDVSVVDLTVRVKKETSYEEIKKVFKAASEGELAGVLGYTEEDVVSQDFVGEAQTSVFDAGAGIELSSTFFKIISWYDNEAGYSNKLVDLAQHVASL, encoded by the coding sequence ATGTCAAATTTAAAAATAGGAATCAACGGATTTGGAAGAATAGGTAGGTTGGTTTTCAGAACAACAATAAAAAGAGGAGACGTAGATGTTGTTGCAATTAATGACTTATTAGATGTAGAACATTTAGCATACCTTTTAAAGTATGATTCTGTTCACGGAAAGTTTGATGGTACTGTTGAAGTAAATGATGGTAATTTAGTAGTAAACGGTAAAGTTGTACGTATTACAGCTGAGCGTGAGCCTAAAAACATTAAGTGGGATGCAGCTGGTGCAGAAGTTGTAGCTGAGTGTACTGGTATTTTTACAACTTTAGAAAAAGCACAATTGCATATTGATGGTGGTGCTAAAAAAGTGGTTATTTCTGCACCTTCTGCAGATGCGCCAATGTTTGTAATGGGTGTAAACCATAAAGAAGCAAAAGCATCAGACTTAATTGTATCTAATGCATCTTGTACTACAAACTGTTTAGCTCCTGTAGCCAAAGTTTTAAATGATAATTTTGGTATAGAAGAAGCTTTAATGACTACTATCCACGCAAGTACTTCTACTCAGTTTGTTGTAGATTCTCCATCTAGAAAAAATTATAGATTAGGTAGATCTGCAATGGCAAATATTATTCCTTCTTCTACAGGTGCAGCAAAAGCGGTAGGTAAGGTTATTCCGGAATTAAATGGAAAATTAACTGGTATGGCTTTTAGAGTTCCTACGCCAGATGTTTCTGTAGTAGATTTAACTGTAAGAGTTAAAAAAGAGACTTCTTATGAAGAAATTAAAAAGGTATTTAAAGCTGCTTCTGAAGGAGAATTAGCAGGTGTTTTAGGATATACTGAAGAAGATGTGGTTTCTCAAGATTTTGTAGGAGAAGCACAAACTAGTGTTTTTGATGCTGGAGCAGGAATTGAGTTAAGCTCAACTTTCTTCAAAATTATTTCTTGGTATGATAATGAAGCTGGTTATTCTAATAAGTTAGTAGATTTAGCTCAGCACGTAGCTAGTTTATAA
- the pfkA gene encoding 6-phosphofructokinase — protein sequence MASKIKKIAVFTSGGDSPGMNAAIRSVVRTCAYLKVECVGVYRGYEGMVEGDFKPMDARSVNNIINKGGTILKSARSDSFRTEEGRKQAYDNLIANNIDAFVVIGGDGSFTGAMIFNKEYNFPVMGIPGTIDNDIFGTTYTLGFDTALNTVVDVIDKIRDTASSHNRLFFVEVMGRDVGHIALNAGVGAGAEEILIPEENLGLDRLLESLKRSKKSGKSSSIVIVAEGDKTGKNVFELKEYVEEHLPIYDVRVSVLGHMQRGGSPSCFDRVLASRMGVKAVEALLEGQSNLMVGIQDNKIILTPIEQAIKGHTKIDKELIRVSDIMST from the coding sequence ATGGCTTCAAAAATTAAAAAAATAGCAGTCTTTACTTCTGGAGGAGATTCTCCAGGAATGAATGCAGCAATAAGATCTGTAGTTCGTACATGTGCTTATTTAAAAGTAGAATGTGTAGGTGTTTATAGAGGGTATGAAGGTATGGTTGAAGGTGACTTTAAACCAATGGATGCTCGTAGTGTAAACAATATTATCAATAAAGGAGGTACTATATTAAAGTCTGCACGTTCAGATTCTTTTAGAACAGAAGAAGGTCGTAAGCAAGCTTATGATAATTTAATAGCAAATAATATAGATGCTTTTGTTGTAATTGGTGGTGATGGTAGCTTTACCGGAGCAATGATTTTTAATAAAGAATACAACTTCCCAGTAATGGGTATTCCGGGTACCATAGATAATGATATTTTTGGTACTACCTACACTTTAGGTTTTGATACGGCTTTAAATACAGTTGTAGATGTAATAGATAAGATTAGAGATACTGCTAGTTCTCATAACCGACTTTTCTTTGTAGAAGTAATGGGTAGAGATGTGGGACACATTGCATTAAATGCGGGTGTAGGAGCAGGAGCAGAGGAAATACTAATTCCTGAAGAAAATTTAGGTTTAGATCGTTTGTTAGAATCTTTAAAACGTAGTAAAAAATCTGGTAAATCTTCTAGTATAGTAATTGTTGCTGAAGGAGATAAAACAGGTAAAAATGTTTTTGAACTTAAGGAGTATGTAGAGGAACATTTACCAATTTACGATGTACGTGTATCTGTTCTAGGTCATATGCAGCGTGGTGGTTCTCCTTCTTGTTTTGATCGTGTATTAGCGAGTAGAATGGGAGTTAAAGCGGTAGAAGCTTTGTTAGAAGGTCAAAGCAATCTAATGGTAGGTATACAGGATAATAAAATTATACTTACACCAATAGAACAAGCTATAAAAGGACACACAAAAATAGATAAAGAACTCATTAGAGTTTCAGACATAATGTCAACATAA